Proteins from one Triticum aestivum cultivar Chinese Spring chromosome 7A, IWGSC CS RefSeq v2.1, whole genome shotgun sequence genomic window:
- the LOC123151822 gene encoding ctenidin-1, which yields MAVKSLVLLGVVLASLLLLSEDVADARELTDAKESKEKNVKPARGSGLPKEEKWGGGNKHDGGYGDGGGYGGGGYGNGGGYGNSGGGYGYGGYGNNDGGYGGGYGNSGHGYDGGGYGPGYGGGYGNGGGNGGFGSGFGGGYGGGGGYGGGGGYGGGGGGGYGGGYGGGGYP from the exons ATGGCGGTCAAGTCTCTAGTTCTTCTTGGTGTCGTACTAGCCTCGCTCCTGCTTCTCTCCGAGGATGTAGCGGATGCTAGAGAGCTTACAGATGCTAAAG AGTCCAAGGAGAAGAATGTGAAACCTGCAAGAGGGTCGGGCCTGCCTAAGGAAGAGAAATGGGGAGGTGGAAACAAGCATGATGGAGGATACGGAGACGGTGGAGGGTATGGCGGTGGCGGGTACGGTAACGGTGGGGGATATGGAAATAGTGGTGGAGGTTATGGCTATGGAGGTTATGGAAACAATGATGGTGGGTATGGTGGAGGATACGGCAATTCTGGGCATGGTTACGACGGTGGAGGCTATGGACCTGGATATGGTGGCGGGTATGGCAATGGCGGTGGAAATGGTGGATTTGGCAGCGGCTTTGGTGGGGGATATGGTGGTGGCGGCGGatatggtggaggtggaggatacggtggcggtggcggtggaggtTACGGTGGAGGATATGGTGGCGGTGGCTATCCTTGA